The proteins below are encoded in one region of Alistipes indistinctus YIT 12060:
- a CDS encoding glycoside hydrolase family 2 codes for MNATPKVTFALLSLAAALSSAPLSAQDKFADIATARYQLRSTLVEPAPPELPQKFLPVENDPQAAFRPMHTLSTGAELKAELAKLREQYAPYMKDVAPALPVSRASVPLDVFDWRIGTEADAGDFAAVERGEGEWTAVKIPHYGAPLGRAVTYYRKVVDLSPAMFRAGALFICFKGVDYKAEVYVNGTLAGTHTGFFAPFEFNIAKLARPGKNTILVKVSNDYTTTGNSLGGENVRGDKIYAATGPGYDEPVQGWHHCPAGMGIYQTCRIEARNPMHVNDLFVRPLPEENRAEAWVEINNFNETQENVKLVVSVYGQNFEQTILKEMEYIPSSTFIPGVGDLAKPTDNQAVRLKMGHGVNYLRIPLDMTGFRWWNPDTPWLYQLQVTVQDEQGNELDAAKQQFGMRSFTMDTVSVPRGRMYLNGEQIRLRGANTMGYLQQCVIRGDTAQLIDDILLAKLCNMNYLRLTQRPVQPEIYEWFDKLGLLNQTDLPLFGSLRRNLFSEAVKQAEEMERLVRKHPSTIMVSYINERFPNAEGQPQRSFGELAEYERLFTALDQAVLITNPDRVIKAGDGDYDPPSPGLPDSHCYNGWYNGHGLGLGKMHRGYWQSVKPGWLYACGEFGSEGLDPEEVMYKYYPKGWLPVKGDEKSWTANLIPQAQTHRFHYMWYNTQDNLHDWVRASWDHQEWVTKFTTEAFRRDGRMVSFAIHLFIDAFPSGWMKTIMDVDRGPKPAYFAYRNALAPLMTSLRTDRWTFFPGERVNVEAWVCNDRNDAPQDYTLHYQLEKEGRVVWAHSVRADIPRNDSRFQGFIDFEAPKVGKRTAYQLRISLNDAAGNPVHQNVETIEVFPALKKSAAKVCAVGDKAAELAAAAGAVTVPSLSGAQVMLCDDIAAYNKDKEAIDAWVAAGGKLVLLELPAGDYRIGAGDVKVERTTMGEYYFASPEVPHPLMKAFKPMDFKMWYDPAAGYVQPLLGHTVSAPGWTPLLLSGNSSWVEDRGPVMAACELRHGKGLFRISEVKLAGRTVNPVAGYFADILINR; via the coding sequence ATGAACGCTACCCCGAAAGTGACCTTCGCCCTGTTGTCCCTGGCCGCTGCGCTGTCGTCGGCGCCCCTGTCGGCGCAGGATAAATTCGCCGATATCGCCACCGCCCGCTACCAGCTGCGCAGTACGTTGGTCGAACCGGCGCCGCCGGAACTCCCGCAAAAGTTCCTGCCCGTGGAGAACGATCCGCAGGCTGCTTTCCGGCCGATGCATACCCTCTCGACCGGGGCTGAGTTGAAGGCCGAATTGGCGAAGCTGCGGGAACAGTACGCCCCTTATATGAAAGACGTGGCCCCGGCGCTGCCGGTTTCCCGCGCGAGCGTGCCGCTCGACGTGTTCGACTGGCGGATCGGGACGGAAGCCGATGCCGGTGATTTCGCCGCGGTCGAGCGCGGCGAAGGCGAATGGACCGCAGTGAAGATTCCGCACTACGGAGCGCCGCTGGGCCGTGCGGTGACCTACTACCGCAAGGTGGTCGACCTTTCGCCCGCGATGTTCCGCGCGGGGGCGCTGTTCATCTGTTTCAAAGGGGTGGATTACAAGGCCGAAGTCTACGTGAACGGCACGCTGGCCGGTACGCATACCGGCTTCTTCGCGCCATTCGAGTTCAACATCGCGAAACTGGCCCGTCCGGGCAAAAACACGATTCTCGTGAAGGTCAGCAACGACTATACGACGACCGGCAATTCGTTGGGCGGCGAGAACGTGCGCGGTGACAAAATCTATGCGGCTACGGGTCCCGGTTACGACGAACCGGTGCAGGGATGGCACCACTGTCCCGCCGGTATGGGCATCTACCAGACCTGCCGCATCGAGGCCCGTAACCCGATGCACGTAAACGACCTGTTCGTGCGTCCGCTGCCCGAAGAGAACCGGGCCGAGGCGTGGGTGGAAATAAATAATTTCAACGAAACGCAAGAAAACGTGAAGCTGGTCGTCTCGGTATACGGACAGAACTTCGAACAGACGATCCTCAAAGAGATGGAATACATTCCGTCTTCGACCTTTATCCCCGGCGTGGGCGACCTTGCCAAACCGACCGACAACCAGGCGGTGCGGCTCAAGATGGGGCACGGGGTCAACTACCTGCGCATCCCCCTCGACATGACCGGTTTCCGCTGGTGGAATCCGGACACGCCGTGGCTCTACCAGTTGCAGGTGACCGTACAGGACGAGCAGGGCAACGAACTCGACGCGGCCAAGCAGCAGTTCGGCATGCGCAGTTTTACGATGGACACCGTTTCGGTGCCGCGCGGGCGCATGTACCTGAACGGAGAGCAGATCCGCCTGCGGGGAGCCAACACGATGGGGTACCTGCAGCAGTGTGTAATCAGGGGCGACACGGCCCAGCTCATCGACGACATCCTGCTGGCGAAGCTCTGCAACATGAACTACCTGCGCCTCACGCAGCGGCCCGTCCAGCCCGAAATTTACGAATGGTTCGACAAACTGGGATTGCTCAACCAGACCGACCTGCCGTTGTTCGGCAGCCTGAGGCGAAACCTGTTCTCCGAAGCGGTGAAGCAGGCCGAAGAGATGGAGCGCCTCGTGCGCAAGCATCCCAGCACGATCATGGTGAGTTATATCAACGAACGTTTCCCGAATGCCGAGGGGCAGCCGCAGCGCAGTTTCGGCGAGTTGGCCGAATACGAACGGCTCTTCACGGCGCTCGACCAGGCGGTGCTGATCACCAACCCCGACCGCGTGATCAAGGCGGGCGACGGCGATTACGATCCGCCCTCGCCGGGCCTGCCCGACAGCCATTGCTATAACGGCTGGTACAACGGCCACGGCCTCGGCCTGGGCAAGATGCACCGCGGTTACTGGCAGTCCGTCAAACCGGGGTGGCTCTATGCGTGCGGCGAGTTCGGTTCCGAAGGACTCGACCCCGAGGAGGTGATGTACAAATACTATCCGAAAGGGTGGCTGCCCGTGAAGGGGGACGAAAAGAGCTGGACGGCGAACCTGATCCCGCAGGCGCAGACGCACCGTTTCCATTATATGTGGTACAACACGCAGGACAACCTGCACGATTGGGTGCGGGCGAGCTGGGACCACCAGGAGTGGGTGACCAAGTTCACGACCGAGGCCTTCCGCCGCGACGGGCGGATGGTTTCGTTCGCGATCCACCTCTTTATCGACGCGTTTCCGTCGGGCTGGATGAAGACGATCATGGATGTCGACCGGGGGCCGAAACCGGCTTACTTCGCTTACCGCAACGCGCTCGCGCCGCTGATGACTTCGCTGCGTACCGACCGCTGGACGTTTTTTCCCGGCGAGCGGGTGAATGTCGAAGCGTGGGTCTGCAACGACCGCAACGATGCGCCGCAGGACTATACGCTGCACTACCAGCTCGAAAAAGAGGGCCGGGTGGTGTGGGCCCACAGCGTGCGTGCCGACATTCCCCGGAACGATTCCCGTTTCCAGGGATTTATCGACTTTGAGGCCCCGAAGGTGGGTAAACGCACTGCATATCAGCTCCGCATCTCGCTGAACGATGCTGCGGGCAATCCCGTGCACCAGAACGTCGAGACGATCGAGGTTTTCCCGGCGCTGAAAAAGAGCGCGGCGAAGGTCTGTGCCGTGGGCGACAAGGCGGCGGAGCTGGCCGCCGCAGCGGGCGCGGTTACGGTGCCGTCGCTCTCCGGGGCGCAGGTGATGCTTTGCGACGATATCGCGGCGTACAACAAGGACAAGGAGGCGATCGACGCATGGGTGGCTGCAGGCGGCAAACTGGTGCTGCTGGAGCTTCCTGCGGGCGACTACCGCATCGGCGCCGGTGACGTGAAGGTCGAGCGTACGACCATGGGCGAATACTATTTCGCCTCGCCCGAAGTGCCGCATCCGCTGATGAAGGCTTTCAAGCCGATGGATTTCAAGATGTGGTACGATCCCGCTGCGGGCTATGTACAGCCGTTGCTGGGCCACACCGTGTCGGCTCCCGGCTGGACGCCGCTGCTGCTGAGCGGCAATTCGAGCTGGGTCGAGGACCGGGGCCCCGTGATGGCGGCCTGCGAGCTGCGCCACGGCAAGGGACTGTTCCGCATCAGCGAGGTGAAGCTCGCCGGGCGTACGGTCAATCCGGTGGCAGGTTATTTTGCCGATATTTTGATTAACAGGTAA